In one Myotis daubentonii chromosome 1, mMyoDau2.1, whole genome shotgun sequence genomic region, the following are encoded:
- the IVD gene encoding isovaleryl-CoA dehydrogenase, mitochondrial isoform X2 gives MATAARLLGLRARSWRLQAPLSPLARVVSRRAHSLLAVDDAINGLTEEQKQLRHTLSKFLQEHLAPQAQEIDRSNEFKNLREFWKQLGKLGVLGITAPAQYGGSGMGYLEHVLVMEEISRVSGAVGLSYGAHSNLCINQIVRNGNEAQKEKYLPKLISGEYVGALAMSEPNAGSDVVSMKLKAEKKGDHYILNGNKFWITNGPDADVLVVYAKTDLAAVPASRGITAFIVEKSMPGFSTAKKLDKLGMRGSNTCELIFEDCKVPAENILGHLSKGVYVLMSGLDLERLVLAGGPLGIMQAVLDHTIPYLHVREAFGQKIGHFQLMQGKMADMYTRLMACRQYVYNVAKACDEGHCTAKDCAGVILYTAECATQVALDGIQCFGGNGYINDFPMGRFLRDAKLYEIGAGTSEVRRLVIGRAFNTDFH, from the exons ATGGCGACTGCGGCTCGGCTGCTGGGGCTGCGTGCGAGGAGCTGGAGGCTGCAGGCGCCGCTGTCGCCGCTGGCCCGCGTCGTTTCCCGGCGGGCCCACTCGCTGCTGGCGGTGGACGATGCGATCAACGGGCTGACTGAGGAGCAGAAGCAG CTTCGTCACACCCTCTCTAAGTTCCTGCAGGAGCACCTAGCCCCCCAGGCCCAGGAGATTGATCGAAGCAATGAATTCAAGAACCTTCGA GAGTTTTGGAAGCAGCTGGGGAAACTGGGAGTCCTGGGCATCACAGCCCCTG CCCAGTATGGCGGCTCGGGCATGGGCTACCTGGAACATGTGCTGGTGATGGAGGAAATATCCCGAGTTTCTGGAGCCGTGGGACTCAGTTACGGTGCCCACTCCAATCTCTGCATCAATCAGATTGTGCGCAATGGAAACGAGGCCCAGAAGGAGAAGTACCTCCCCAAG CTGATCAGTGGGGAGTACGTCGGAGCCCTGGCCATGAGTGAGCCCAATGCTGGCTCCGACGTTGTCTCCATGAAGCTAAAAGCTGAAAAGAAAG gagatcACTACATCCTGAATGGCAACAAGTTCTGGATCACCAACGGCCCTGATGCCGACGTCCTTGTTGTCTATGCCAAGACCGACCTGGCTGCTGTGCCCGCTTCTCGGGGCATCACCGCCTTCATCGTGGAGAAG AGCATGCCTGGCTTCAGCACCGCCAAGAAGCTGGACAAGCTGGGGATGAGGGGTTCTAACACCTGTGAGCTCATCTTTGAAGACTGCAAGGTTCCTG CTGAGAACATCTTGGGCCATCTAAGTAAGGGCGTCTACGTGCTGATGAGTGGGCTGGACCTGGAGCGGCTGGTGCTGGCTGGTGGGCCCCTCGG GATCATGCAGGCCGTCCTGGACCACACCATTCCCTACCTGCACGTGAGGGAAGCCTTTGGCCAGAAGATTGGCCACTTCCAG CTGATGCAGGGGAAGATGGCCGACATGTACACCCGCCTCATGGCATGTCGGCAGTACGTCTACAACGTCGCCAAGGCCTGCGACGAGGGCCACTGCACCGCCAAG GACTGCGCGGGTGTGATTCTCTACACAGCTGAGTGTGCCACACAGGTGGCCCTGGATGGCATCCAGTGTTTCG GCGGCAACGGCTACATCAATGACTTCCCCATGGGCCGCTTCCTGCGAGATGCCAAGCTGTATGAGATCGGGGCCGGGACCAGTGAGGTGAGGCGGCTGGTCATCGGCAGAGCCTTCAACACGGACTTCCACTAA
- the IVD gene encoding isovaleryl-CoA dehydrogenase, mitochondrial isoform X1, whose protein sequence is MATAARLLGLRARSWRLQAPLSPLARVVSRRAHSLLAVDDAINGLTEEQKQLRHTLSKFLQEHLAPQAQEIDRSNEFKNLREFWKQLGKLGVLGITAPAQYGGSGMGYLEHVLVMEEISRVSGAVGLSYGAHSNLCINQIVRNGNEAQKEKYLPKLISGEYVGALAMSEPNAGSDVVSMKLKAEKKGDHYILNGNKFWITNGPDADVLVVYAKTDLAAVPASRGITAFIVEKSMPGFSTAKKLDKLGMRGSNTCELIFEDCKVPAAENILGHLSKGVYVLMSGLDLERLVLAGGPLGIMQAVLDHTIPYLHVREAFGQKIGHFQLMQGKMADMYTRLMACRQYVYNVAKACDEGHCTAKDCAGVILYTAECATQVALDGIQCFGGNGYINDFPMGRFLRDAKLYEIGAGTSEVRRLVIGRAFNTDFH, encoded by the exons ATGGCGACTGCGGCTCGGCTGCTGGGGCTGCGTGCGAGGAGCTGGAGGCTGCAGGCGCCGCTGTCGCCGCTGGCCCGCGTCGTTTCCCGGCGGGCCCACTCGCTGCTGGCGGTGGACGATGCGATCAACGGGCTGACTGAGGAGCAGAAGCAG CTTCGTCACACCCTCTCTAAGTTCCTGCAGGAGCACCTAGCCCCCCAGGCCCAGGAGATTGATCGAAGCAATGAATTCAAGAACCTTCGA GAGTTTTGGAAGCAGCTGGGGAAACTGGGAGTCCTGGGCATCACAGCCCCTG CCCAGTATGGCGGCTCGGGCATGGGCTACCTGGAACATGTGCTGGTGATGGAGGAAATATCCCGAGTTTCTGGAGCCGTGGGACTCAGTTACGGTGCCCACTCCAATCTCTGCATCAATCAGATTGTGCGCAATGGAAACGAGGCCCAGAAGGAGAAGTACCTCCCCAAG CTGATCAGTGGGGAGTACGTCGGAGCCCTGGCCATGAGTGAGCCCAATGCTGGCTCCGACGTTGTCTCCATGAAGCTAAAAGCTGAAAAGAAAG gagatcACTACATCCTGAATGGCAACAAGTTCTGGATCACCAACGGCCCTGATGCCGACGTCCTTGTTGTCTATGCCAAGACCGACCTGGCTGCTGTGCCCGCTTCTCGGGGCATCACCGCCTTCATCGTGGAGAAG AGCATGCCTGGCTTCAGCACCGCCAAGAAGCTGGACAAGCTGGGGATGAGGGGTTCTAACACCTGTGAGCTCATCTTTGAAGACTGCAAGGTTCCTG CAGCTGAGAACATCTTGGGCCATCTAAGTAAGGGCGTCTACGTGCTGATGAGTGGGCTGGACCTGGAGCGGCTGGTGCTGGCTGGTGGGCCCCTCGG GATCATGCAGGCCGTCCTGGACCACACCATTCCCTACCTGCACGTGAGGGAAGCCTTTGGCCAGAAGATTGGCCACTTCCAG CTGATGCAGGGGAAGATGGCCGACATGTACACCCGCCTCATGGCATGTCGGCAGTACGTCTACAACGTCGCCAAGGCCTGCGACGAGGGCCACTGCACCGCCAAG GACTGCGCGGGTGTGATTCTCTACACAGCTGAGTGTGCCACACAGGTGGCCCTGGATGGCATCCAGTGTTTCG GCGGCAACGGCTACATCAATGACTTCCCCATGGGCCGCTTCCTGCGAGATGCCAAGCTGTATGAGATCGGGGCCGGGACCAGTGAGGTGAGGCGGCTGGTCATCGGCAGAGCCTTCAACACGGACTTCCACTAA